In the Acinetobacter sp. ANC 7912 genome, one interval contains:
- the mobQ gene encoding MobQ family relaxase, which yields MAIYHCSTKTVNRSSGRTAVASSAYRSGEKLKDERTGLTHDFTRKDGVAHSEIVSNLDIEIDRSELWNLAEQSENRKDARTAREWVIALPDELDADQRKDLAKEFAQSLVDRYGVIADLAIHEPSKGGNDKNHHAHIMLTTRKAELDPDNKLTLTTKTDIELSNAKRKSLNMGTTQDDIKQIRETWADLANHALERAGYREKIDHRSYADQNNGLQATIHEGTSVTQLRRQGIDTEISRYNDHVKQHNAQHLKQQQQRTDSVLQHGLNRAEQGFEQWQKNQEAKRLEQERQAEIQRQQKLEQQQAERANRKASQDLDQGGMYR from the coding sequence ATGGCGATTTATCATTGCTCAACAAAAACAGTGAATCGAAGTTCGGGACGAACTGCGGTTGCATCGTCTGCCTACCGTTCAGGGGAAAAACTCAAAGATGAACGAACAGGACTAACCCACGACTTTACGAGAAAGGACGGTGTCGCCCATAGCGAAATTGTGTCTAACCTTGATATAGAAATAGACCGTAGCGAATTGTGGAACTTGGCGGAACAGTCCGAAAACCGCAAAGATGCTCGAACCGCTAGAGAATGGGTGATTGCCCTGCCTGATGAACTGGATGCAGATCAGCGCAAGGACTTGGCAAAAGAGTTTGCCCAATCGCTTGTTGATCGTTATGGCGTGATTGCAGATTTAGCCATTCACGAACCCAGCAAAGGCGGAAATGATAAAAACCATCACGCCCATATCATGCTGACCACCCGAAAAGCTGAATTAGACCCTGACAATAAACTCACTTTGACGACAAAAACCGATATTGAGTTAAGTAATGCCAAACGCAAAAGCCTAAATATGGGAACAACCCAAGACGACATCAAACAGATTCGGGAAACATGGGCGGACTTAGCCAATCACGCACTGGAGCGAGCAGGCTACCGAGAAAAAATAGACCACCGCAGCTATGCCGATCAGAACAATGGACTACAAGCCACCATTCATGAGGGGACTTCGGTCACTCAACTCCGTAGACAAGGCATAGACACCGAAATCAGCCGTTATAACGACCATGTGAAGCAACACAACGCCCAACACCTCAAACAACAGCAACAGCGCACAGACAGCGTTTTACAGCACGGTTTAAACCGTGCCGAGCAAGGCTTCGAGCAATGGCAGAAAAACCAAGAAGCTAAACGCCTAGAACAAGAACGCCAAGCCGAAATACAACGACAGCAAAAACTAGAGCAACAGCAAGCCGAGCGAGCCAACCGTAAAGCATCACAAGACTTAGATCAGGGCGGAATGTACCGATGA